From a single Nicotiana tomentosiformis chromosome 2, ASM39032v3, whole genome shotgun sequence genomic region:
- the LOC138905107 gene encoding uncharacterized protein — protein sequence MTLSNDSTEPPGVSTTSVIDPFHPLYLHPSDTPGTILQQFISSASQGSYDIATYYTKLKGYWDEFYTISLGKPCTCGAMHEFNEAQKLIQFLSGLNETYSTVKSNILMIGPISSVEKTYSILIRDEKQREINSGSQPFSSDSTSFIANSNSNSGSNQPNTTRNCTQMMNFEPRRSILSCKYCKNPGHTVNKLYKLHGFPSDFKFTKGKRDAACV from the exons ATGACTTTAAGTAATGATTCAACTGAACCTCCTGGTGTTTCAACAACATCAGTCATCGATCCCTTTCACCCTCTCTATCTTCACCCTTCCGATACTCCAGGAACCAT TCTTCAACAATTCATTTCCTCTGCATCCCAAGGCTCATATGATATTGCCACATATTATACTAAACTCAAGGGGTACTGGGATGAATTCTATACAATCTCTTTAGGGAAGCCTTGTACATGTGGTGCCATGCATGAATTCAATGAAGCACAAAAACTTATTCAGTTCCTATCAGGGTTAAATGAAACCTATTCTACTGTTAAGAGTAACATTTTAATGATAGGCCCTATTTCAAGTGTGGAAAAAACATATTCTATTCTGATTAGAGATGAGAAGCAAAGGGAAATTAATTCTGGTTCCCAACCTTTTTCTTCTGATTCCACTTCCTTTATAGCCAACTCCAACTCCAATTCTGGTTCTAATCAACCAAACACCACTAGAAATTGTACTCAAATGATGAATTTTGAACCCAGAAGATCCATACTCTCTTGCAAGTATTGCAAGAATCCTGGTCATACTGTAAACAAGTTATACAAGCTACATGGCTTCCCATCAGATTTTAAATTCACCAAAGGAAAAAGAGATGCTGCATGTGTTTAA